From Myotis daubentonii chromosome 15, mMyoDau2.1, whole genome shotgun sequence, one genomic window encodes:
- the APLP1 gene encoding amyloid beta precursor like protein 1 has protein sequence MGHISPAMRGLGRRRAPPPLPLLLPLLLLLLRAQLAVGSLAGGSPGAAEARGSAQVAGLCGRPALHRDLRTGRWKPDAQLSRRCLRDPQRALEYCRQMYPELQIARVEQAAQAIPMERWCGGAQGGRCTHPHHQVVPFRCLPGEFVSEALLVPEGCRFLHQERMDQCESSTRRHQEAQEACSSQGLILHGSGMLLPCGMDRFRGVEYVCCPPPVTPDPSRTEVGDSSTRSWPPGSRIEGDEDEKEEESFLQPVDDYFVEPLQAEEEEEEERVPPSSSHLPAGISKVTSTPRPTDGVDVYFGMPGEISEHEGFLRAKMDLEERRMRQINEVMREWAMADNQSKNLPKADRQALNEHFQSILQTLEEQVSGERQRLVETHATRVIALINDQRRAALEGFLAALQGDPPQPERVLLALRRYLRAEQKEQRHTLRHYQHVAAVEPEKAQQMSFQVQTHLQVIEERMNQSLGLLDRNPHLAQELRPQIQEFLHSEHLSPSELEIPVLGNSSEDKGGLQPLDSNDGSTEQDAAPLGKEKLSPLEQYERKVNVSVPRGFPSHSSEIQRDELAPAGTGVSREAVSGLLIMGAGGGSLIVLSMLLLRRKKPYGAISHGVVEVDPMLTLEEQQLRELQHHGYENPTYRFLEERP, from the exons ATGGGGCACATAAGTCCCGCCATGCGCGGTTTGGGCCGCCGCcgggccccgccgccgctgccgctgtTGCTGCCACTATTGCTGCTGCTTCTGCGCGCGCAGCTCGCCGTCGGGAGCCTGGCCGGTGGGAGCCCCGGCGCGGCGGAG GCCCGGGGGTCCGCTCAGGTGGCTGGACTATGCGGGCGCCCAGCCCTTCATCGGGACCTGCGCACGGGCCGCTGGAAACCAGACGCTCAGCTCTCGCGGCGCTGTCTCCGGGACCCGCAGCGCGCGCTGGAGTACTGCAGACAG ATGTACCCGGAGCTGCAGATTGCACGTGTGGAACAGGCGGCGCAGGCCATCCCCATGGAGCGCTGGTGCGGAGGTGCCCAGGGTGGCCGCTGTACCCACCCTCACCACCAGGTTGTGCCTTTCCGCTGCCTGC CGGGTGAATTCGTGAGTGAGGCCCTGCTGGTGCCCGAAGGCTGCCGGTTTTTGCATCAGGAGCGCATGGACCAGTGTGAGAGTTCAACCCGGAGGCATCAGGAAGCACAGGAG GCCTGCAGCTCCCAGGGCCTCATCCTGCATGGCTCGGGCATGCTTTTGCCCTGTGGCATGGATCGGTTCCGAGGTGTGGAGTATGTGTGCTGCCCCCCTCCAGTGACCCCTGACCCATCTAGGACAGAAGTTGG CGACTCCTCCACCCGGTCCTGGCCCCCGGGGAGTAGAATAGAGGGGGATGAGGATGAGAAAGAGGAGGAATCCTTCCTACAGCCAGTAGACGATTACTTTGTGGAGCCCCTACAggctgaagaggaagaagaggaggaaagagtcCCACCTTCAAGCTCCCATCTTCCTGCAGGGATCAGCAAAG TGACTTCCACCCCAAGGCCCACAGATGGTGTGGATGTGTACTTTGGCATGCCTGGAGAAATCAGTGAGCACGAGGGTTTCCTACGGGCCAAGATGGACCTGGAGGAGCGAAGGATGCGCCAGATTAATGAG GTGATGCGTGAATGGGCCATGGCGGACAACCAGTCCAAGAATCTGCCTAAAGCTGACAGACAGGCCCTGAATGAG CACTTTCAGTCCATTCTGCAGACCCTGGAGGAACAGGTGTCTGGTGAGCGACAGCGCCTGGTGGAGACCCATGCCACCCGAGTCATCGCCCTAATCAACGACCAACGCCGGGCTGCCTTGGAAGGTTTCCTGGCAGCACTGCAGGGAGATCCGCCTCAG CCAGAGCGTGTCCTGCTGGCCCTGCGGCGCTATCTGCGTGCCGAGCAGAAGGAGCAGAGGCACACACTGCGACACTACCAGCATGTGGCCGCCGTGGAGCCTGAGAAGGCCCAGCAGATGAGCTTCCAG GTGCAGACCCACCTTCAAGTAATTGAGGAAAGGATGAATCAGAGCCTGGGGCTGCTTGATCGGAACCCCCATCTGGCTCAGGAGCTGCGGCCCCAAATCC AGGAATTCCTCCACTCTGAACACCTGAGTCCCAGTGAATTGGAAATCCCTGTCCTCGGGAATAGCAGTGAGGACAAGGGTGGGCTGCAGCCTCTGGATTCCAATGATG GGTCCACAGAACAAGATGCTGCACCCCTTGGAAAAGAGAAGCTGTCCCCCCTGGAACAGTATGAACGGAAG GTGAATGTGTCTGTTCCAAGGGGTTTTCCTTCCCACTCATCGGAGATTCAGAGAGACGAGCTG GCACCAGCCGGGACAGGAGTGTCTCGAGAGGCCGTGTCCGGTTTGCTGATCATGGGAGCGGGTGGGGGCTCCCTGATCGTCCTCTCCATGCTGCTCTTGCGCAGGAAGAAGCCCTATGGGGCTATCAGCCATGGAGTGGTGGAG GTGGACCCCATGCTGACCctggaggagcagcagctgcgggAACTGCAGCATCATGGCTATGAGAACCCCACTTACCGCTTTCTGGAGGAACGACCCTGA